ATGGCTGTGTCGCAGGCGCCAGCTGTCCCGCAACCAGTAGACGCCGAAAGAACCCATGGTCAGGAAACCGATAATCGCCGGACCGGTCTTGCCCATATCGGCATTGGCGATGGTCATGGAGATGCACATGATGCCGTAGGCCGAGGACGCCAGCAGGTTTGCTGTGCCGCGGGCCGGTTGGAAGCCGGAATCGATTCCCGTCGGCTCCAGGAGCAAAAAGATGTAGCAGAAGCTGAATGCGGTCAGCCACCAGCCAACGAAATTGTGTAGCGGGATGCCGAAGTACGATCCCGGCACAAGCCACAACCAATGCCCCTTCGCGACCATGGCCGGATCCAGTCCCAGGTCCCAGGCCACCATGATCAGGGCCGCGATTGCGGCCAGACGCAGCCGTGCACGAGCGTTTCCGGGGCGTTCCCCTACGAGACGACCGGCGATCCGAAACGAAAGATATCCGACCGTGAACCATGTCAGGGGAATCAGGATCGGAACGAGACCAAAAAGCTTGAGTCCCAGCTTGTGGGTGTAAAGGAGCGGCCCGAAGACCAGGCCGCCACTGAGCAAATTGATCGTTTCGAATGCGAGACTGATCGAAAACACAAGCGCGAACAGTCCGATCCCGCGGCGGAGGCCCAGACACATCAGCGCGTGGGCAAACGAAAACAGGAAGAATACCGCCGATGTGAACGTAAACAGCGGATTCGCCGGCCAGATCTTGGCCAGCTGCACGAATATGACCAGCAGGATCATGGAAACGGCGTACACGAACCACAAGGCGAACAGGGAATGCCTGGCGATACCGCGGAAGTGTATTGTTCCCGTGATCATTATTCCTGGGCGAGCGGCCGGCCGTGGTCCGCGGAAAGACTGAACGCCAAACGGCGCCTGATTTCTGTTCGCGGTCGGTATTGCGAGGCGACTCTTGCTGGTGCCGGAGATCGGTCTAGTAGGGGAGGGTAGCTTCGGGGGCCACCTTTCGGATCAGGTCCGCAAAGGCCTGCTGAATCCGCTTCAGCGCCGCCTCGTCGTCCCCCTCGAAGCGCAGCACCAGCACCGGCGTAGTGTTGGATGCCCGCACCAGACCGAAACCATCGTCAAAATCCGCGCGCAGTCCGTCGATGGTTGTGATCTTGGCGCCTGGAAAATCCGCGGCCTGCACGAGCTTTTCAACTACCTGGAAATGCTCGCCTTCGGCGAACTTCATCTGCAGTTCTGGCGTGTTGATGGTGTTTGGCAGCGAGGAAAACACCTCCTCGGGCGAGCGGGGATCCGCCGACAGGAGTTCCAGCAGCCGCGCAGCCGCGTAGAGTCCGTCGTCGAAACCGTACCAGCGGTCCTTGAAAAATATATGGCCACTCATCTCGCCGGCCAGCAGCGCGCCGGTTTCCTTCAGCTTCTTCTTGATAAAGGAATGCCCCGTCTTCCACATGAGCGCCTTGCCACCCGCAGCCTCTATCTCTTTCGGCAGTGTGCGGGTGCACTTCACGTCATAGATGACTTCCGCGCCGGGGTTGCTCGCCAGCACCGCGCGCGCGAACAGGATCAGCTGCCGGTCCGGCCAGATGATCTGGCCATCGGGCGTAACCACACCAAGCCGGTCGCCGTCACCGTCGAAGGCGAGCCCGACGTCATACCCGCCTTTCGCGAGCTCGGCCATGAGATCCTGCAGGTTCTTGGGTTGGCTGGGGTCGGGATGGTGATTCGGAAAGTGCCCATCAATTTCACAAAACAGTTCGGTGAGTTCACAACCCAGCGCGCGAAGCAGGCGCGGACCCAATTCGCCGGCGACGCCATTGCCACAATCCAGCGCCACCTTCATGGGTCGCGCCAGCTTGACATCGGACACGATGCGCTCGATGTAGGCGTCGCGCACATCGGCGTGGCGGATACTCCCGTTTCCGTGGGTCAGGTCGCCGTCCACGATACGCTGGCGCAGGGCCTGGATTTCGTCTCCGGAAAGGGTTTCCCCCCCAAGCACAATCTTGAAGCCGTTGTAATCGGGTGGGTTGTGGCTGCCCGTGACCGCGACGCCGGACGCCGTACCCAGTTCGTTTGTCGCGTAGTACAGGACCGGCGTCGGCACCATGCCGATGTCGATGACATCGATGCCTGCGGCGGCAATGCCCCGGCCCAGGGCCGCAACCAGCTCAGGTCCTGACAAGCGGCCATCGCGACTGATGGCGACCGACGTCTGTTTTCGCGCAGCGGCTTCCGATCCGATGGCGAGGCCGATTTGTTCGGCGGTCCCGGTCGTAAGGGTCTTCCCGACGATGCCGCGGATGTCGTAGGCCTTGA
This Acidiferrobacteraceae bacterium DNA region includes the following protein-coding sequences:
- a CDS encoding phosphomannomutase/phosphoglucomutase — its product is MSTTTDTGLPTEIFKAYDIRGIVGKTLTTGTAEQIGLAIGSEAAARKQTSVAISRDGRLSGPELVAALGRGIAAAGIDVIDIGMVPTPVLYYATNELGTASGVAVTGSHNPPDYNGFKIVLGGETLSGDEIQALRQRIVDGDLTHGNGSIRHADVRDAYIERIVSDVKLARPMKVALDCGNGVAGELGPRLLRALGCELTELFCEIDGHFPNHHPDPSQPKNLQDLMAELAKGGYDVGLAFDGDGDRLGVVTPDGQIIWPDRQLILFARAVLASNPGAEVIYDVKCTRTLPKEIEAAGGKALMWKTGHSFIKKKLKETGALLAGEMSGHIFFKDRWYGFDDGLYAAARLLELLSADPRSPEEVFSSLPNTINTPELQMKFAEGEHFQVVEKLVQAADFPGAKITTIDGLRADFDDGFGLVRASNTTPVLVLRFEGDDEAALKRIQQAFADLIRKVAPEATLPY
- a CDS encoding carotenoid biosynthesis protein, with translation MITGTIHFRGIARHSLFALWFVYAVSMILLVIFVQLAKIWPANPLFTFTSAVFFLFSFAHALMCLGLRRGIGLFALVFSISLAFETINLLSGGLVFGPLLYTHKLGLKLFGLVPILIPLTWFTVGYLSFRIAGRLVGERPGNARARLRLAAIAALIMVAWDLGLDPAMVAKGHWLWLVPGSYFGIPLHNFVGWWLTAFSFCYIFLLLEPTGIDSGFQPARGTANLLASSAYGIMCISMTIANADMGKTGPAIIGFLTMGSFGVYWLRDSWRLRHSHISP